In one Umezawaea sp. Da 62-37 genomic region, the following are encoded:
- a CDS encoding cellulose binding domain-containing protein, translating into MSRSPGRWSAMALAAVAVTSAVVFGHASASAATTATIDGGTVLQPIDGFGFSEAFGRTSVIRSMSATNQQQVLDLLFSRTTGAGMSILRNGISSTGSSIQPTNPGGPNASPRYVWNGDDDGQVWLSKKAQSYGVNRFYANAWSAPGYMKTNNSEAGGGTLCGLQGASCSSGDWRRAYAEYLLQYTRYYAQEGIPITDLGFTNEPNYTTDYSSMRFTPAQAAEFTRIIGPLAAQAGIKLACCDPVGWNDQRGYASALLADSQAAGYVTTHTGHHYSSAPTSPLSVGGKRTWMSEWSPGGSSNSWNTNWDDGSGIDGFTVASSLHTALTAGNVNGYVYWYGVSTNNTRAFIQGNGANYTASKRLWAMAQYSRYIRPGANRIGASTPDANLKLSAYRNTDGSVVVVALNAGTGAQSTSFSLRGTGITTGTATPYVTNNSNSMTQQSSTAVNGGTFTAAVPARSLVTYRITGSQDPDPTTTTTTTTTTPQPGTGCAATYQVTNSWEGGFQADVTVANNGSAATKGWRVSWTPSSGQAITQVWNGALTTSGGTATVANADHNGVVAPASTTTFGFTASGPPGTTPTLSCTAT; encoded by the coding sequence ATGTCCCGTTCCCCCGGACGCTGGTCGGCGATGGCGCTCGCGGCCGTCGCCGTCACCTCGGCCGTCGTCTTCGGCCACGCGTCCGCGAGCGCGGCGACGACGGCCACCATCGACGGCGGCACCGTGTTGCAGCCCATCGACGGTTTCGGCTTCTCCGAGGCGTTCGGCCGCACCAGCGTCATCCGGTCCATGTCGGCCACCAACCAGCAGCAGGTGCTAGACCTGCTGTTCAGCCGCACCACGGGCGCGGGGATGAGCATCCTGCGCAACGGCATCAGCTCCACCGGCAGCTCGATCCAGCCCACGAACCCCGGAGGCCCGAACGCCTCGCCGCGCTACGTGTGGAACGGCGACGACGACGGCCAGGTGTGGCTGTCCAAGAAGGCGCAGTCCTACGGGGTGAACCGGTTCTACGCCAACGCCTGGAGCGCTCCGGGGTACATGAAGACGAACAACAGCGAAGCCGGCGGCGGCACCCTGTGCGGGTTGCAGGGCGCGTCCTGCTCCAGCGGCGACTGGCGGCGGGCCTACGCCGAATACCTCCTCCAGTACACCAGGTACTACGCGCAGGAGGGCATCCCGATCACCGACCTCGGGTTCACCAACGAACCCAACTACACCACCGACTACTCCTCCATGCGGTTCACCCCGGCCCAGGCCGCCGAGTTCACCAGGATCATCGGCCCCCTGGCGGCGCAGGCCGGGATCAAGCTCGCCTGCTGCGACCCCGTCGGCTGGAACGACCAGCGCGGTTACGCCTCCGCGTTGCTCGCCGACTCCCAGGCCGCCGGGTACGTCACCACCCACACCGGCCACCACTACAGCAGCGCGCCCACCTCGCCGCTGTCGGTGGGCGGGAAGCGCACCTGGATGTCGGAGTGGTCGCCCGGCGGCAGCTCGAATTCGTGGAACACCAACTGGGACGACGGCAGCGGCATCGACGGGTTCACCGTCGCAAGCTCGCTGCACACCGCGCTGACCGCGGGCAACGTCAACGGCTACGTCTACTGGTACGGCGTGTCCACCAACAACACCCGCGCGTTCATCCAGGGCAACGGCGCCAACTACACCGCCTCCAAGCGCTTGTGGGCGATGGCCCAGTACAGCCGCTACATCCGCCCCGGCGCCAACCGCATCGGCGCCTCCACGCCCGACGCGAACCTGAAGCTCTCGGCCTACCGCAACACCGACGGCTCCGTGGTCGTCGTCGCGCTCAACGCGGGAACCGGCGCCCAGTCGACGTCGTTCAGCCTGCGCGGCACCGGCATCACGACCGGCACCGCCACCCCGTACGTCACGAACAACTCCAACAGCATGACCCAGCAGTCGTCGACCGCGGTCAACGGCGGGACGTTCACCGCCGCGGTGCCGGCCCGATCCTTGGTGACCTACCGCATCACCGGTTCCCAGGACCCCGATCCGACGACCACCACGACCACCACGACGACCACTCCGCAGCCCGGCACCGGGTGCGCCGCGACCTACCAGGTGACCAACAGCTGGGAGGGCGGCTTCCAGGCCGACGTGACCGTCGCCAACAACGGTTCCGCGGCTACGAAGGGGTGGCGGGTGTCCTGGACCCCGTCGAGCGGCCAGGCCATCACCCAGGTGTGGAACGGCGCCCTGACCACCAGCGGCGGCACGGCCACCGTCGCCAACGCCGACCACAACGGCGTCGTCGCACCCGCCTCCACGACGACGTTCGGCTTCACCGCGTCCGGCCCGCCGGGCACCACGCCGACCTTGAGCTGCACGGCCACCTGA
- a CDS encoding endo-1,4-beta-xylanase: MISTSSRIGAAVAAAVSVVALTVVLAPPASAATPLRDLAAAKGRYFGNAMTAGDFNDAGYRSLSAREAGVVTPGNEMKWDATEPNRGTFAFARGDQVVAGAVAAGQKVRGHTLVWHNQTPTWASNLSATELRSAMVNHITTVMGHYKGKVFAWDVVNEAFAENGTRRQSFWQQKLGDGFIADAFRAARAADPTAKLYYNDYNTDGVGAKSDGVYNMVKAFKQQGVPIDGVGLQAHLVVGQVPSTMQQNIQRLADLGVDVAVTELDIRMKTPSDSSKLAQQAQDYTKVVNACLAVTRCVGITTWGLSDNHSWIPGVFPGEGAALPFDNNLQPKPAYNAMSAAFGTGGPTTTTTTTTDPQPTGCTAAYRVTGQWQGGFQAEVEVSAGSTPVTGWTVTWSFVNGQSVSSSWNAVVTTSGGAVSARNADHNGSIAAGSSTTFGFVGTSGSTNSAPSPTCRAA; encoded by the coding sequence GTGATCAGCACCAGCAGCAGGATCGGGGCGGCGGTGGCAGCCGCGGTGTCCGTCGTCGCGTTGACCGTCGTCCTCGCCCCGCCCGCCTCGGCGGCGACGCCCTTGCGCGACCTGGCCGCGGCCAAGGGGCGCTACTTCGGCAACGCGATGACCGCCGGGGACTTCAACGACGCCGGCTACCGCTCGCTCAGCGCGCGGGAGGCGGGTGTCGTGACACCCGGCAACGAGATGAAGTGGGACGCCACCGAACCGAACCGCGGCACCTTCGCGTTCGCCCGCGGCGACCAGGTCGTCGCGGGCGCCGTCGCCGCGGGGCAGAAGGTCCGGGGGCACACCCTGGTCTGGCACAACCAGACCCCGACCTGGGCCTCGAACCTGTCGGCCACCGAACTGCGCTCGGCGATGGTCAACCACATCACCACCGTGATGGGCCACTACAAGGGCAAGGTGTTCGCCTGGGACGTGGTCAACGAGGCGTTCGCCGAGAACGGGACCCGGCGGCAGTCGTTCTGGCAGCAGAAGCTCGGCGACGGCTTCATCGCCGACGCGTTCCGCGCGGCCCGCGCCGCCGACCCGACGGCGAAGCTGTACTACAACGACTACAACACCGACGGGGTCGGCGCGAAGAGCGACGGCGTCTACAACATGGTCAAGGCCTTCAAGCAGCAGGGCGTGCCCATCGACGGCGTGGGGCTCCAAGCGCACCTGGTCGTCGGCCAGGTGCCGTCGACCATGCAGCAGAACATCCAACGCTTGGCGGACCTCGGCGTCGACGTCGCCGTCACCGAGCTGGACATCCGGATGAAGACCCCGTCCGACAGCTCGAAACTGGCCCAGCAGGCGCAGGACTACACCAAGGTCGTCAACGCCTGCCTCGCCGTGACCCGGTGCGTCGGCATCACGACGTGGGGGCTCAGCGACAACCACTCGTGGATCCCCGGCGTGTTCCCCGGCGAGGGCGCGGCACTGCCCTTCGACAACAACCTCCAGCCCAAACCCGCCTACAACGCCATGAGCGCGGCGTTCGGCACCGGCGGCCCGACCACCACCACCACCACGACGACCGACCCCCAGCCGACCGGCTGCACCGCCGCCTACCGGGTGACCGGGCAGTGGCAGGGCGGGTTCCAGGCCGAGGTCGAGGTCAGCGCCGGGTCGACACCGGTCACCGGGTGGACGGTCACCTGGAGCTTCGTCAACGGCCAGTCCGTCAGCTCCTCCTGGAACGCCGTGGTCACCACCAGCGGCGGCGCGGTGAGCGCGAGGAACGCCGACCACAACGGCTCGATCGCCGCCGGTTCCAGCACCACCTTCGGTTTCGTGGGCACCTCCGGCAGCACCAACTCCGCGCCGTCCCCCACCTGCCGCGCGGCGTGA
- a CDS encoding PQQ-dependent sugar dehydrogenase, whose translation MRRRLEAALSAVLLIVAATVAVSAATAPPASAHTVNPADFQQVELAKGVAEMGEPMSMAVLPDRSVLHTSRNGTLRRTTAAGTTSVIGTLPVYTHDEEGLQGVAADPGFATNRQIFLYYAPPLSTPSGDAPSSGTNFSAWNGVNRLARFTLNSDFTLNTSSQVTVLDVPTSRGMCCHVGGDIDFDAAGNLYLSTGDDSNPFESDGYAPLDERSGRNPVYDSQRSAGNTNDLRGKVLRIKVGTDGSYSIPAGNLFAPGTARTRPEIYVMGLRNPFRFNVDKATGAIYLGDYGPDAGSTTSTRGPAGQVEFNRITSAGNMGWPYCTGSNTTNETYVDFTFPSGPSGSRFNCAAPVNNSPNNTGLTNLPAARPAWIKYDNCSLAAFGCGSESPMSAPVYRYDSTNPSTVKFPASLDGHVFATEFGRRWIKTIDVGSDGSVGEIGDFPWRGTQVMDAAFGPDGALYVLDYGTGWGNGDASSALYRIEYIGSGNRAPTATASVDRTSGSAPLTVAFSSAGSADPEGTALGYAWNFGDGGTSTTANPSHTFTANGQYTATLTVTDGAGLTGSTNVIITVGNNAPVVTLSTPPNGGLFAFGDTIPYTIAVTDVEDGAIDCAKVKLSYLLGHDSHAHLITSRTGCSGTLQIPVDGEHDSAANLYAVFDAEYTDQGANGVPAATTHTQNILQPRRRQAEHYSTQSGTGLFDKSPAEGGRTVGDIHNGDWIAFQPYNLTGANRFTARVSSAGAGGTITVRTGSPTGTALGTATAPVTGGWETFTEVSAALSSVPTTTGTVYLTFSGSGTGYLFDLDAFTFGSSTGSRTGPITGSGGKCVDVNGAGSADGTKVQQWTCNSGANQQWTVDGSTVRSLGKCLDTAGGATADATAVQLWTCNGATSQNWTAGANGSVVNTKSGKCLDANGAGTADGTQLIIWTCHGATNQRWTLP comes from the coding sequence ATGAGAAGACGACTCGAAGCGGCCCTGTCCGCCGTCCTCCTGATCGTGGCCGCGACGGTGGCCGTCTCGGCGGCCACCGCGCCGCCCGCCTCGGCGCACACGGTCAACCCGGCCGACTTCCAACAGGTCGAACTGGCCAAGGGCGTCGCCGAGATGGGCGAGCCGATGTCGATGGCCGTCCTGCCCGACCGCTCGGTGCTGCACACCTCCCGCAACGGCACGCTGCGCCGCACCACGGCGGCCGGGACCACCAGCGTGATCGGCACCCTCCCCGTCTACACCCACGACGAGGAGGGGCTGCAGGGTGTCGCGGCCGATCCCGGCTTCGCCACCAACCGGCAGATCTTCCTGTACTACGCGCCACCGCTGTCGACGCCGAGCGGCGACGCGCCGTCCAGCGGGACGAACTTCTCCGCGTGGAACGGCGTCAACCGGCTCGCCCGGTTCACCCTCAACTCGGACTTCACGCTGAACACGTCCAGCCAGGTGACGGTGCTCGACGTGCCGACCAGCCGGGGGATGTGCTGCCACGTCGGCGGTGACATCGACTTCGACGCGGCGGGCAACCTCTACCTGTCCACGGGCGACGACTCCAACCCGTTCGAGTCCGACGGCTACGCCCCGCTCGACGAGCGCAGCGGGCGCAACCCCGTGTACGACTCGCAGCGCAGCGCGGGCAACACCAACGACCTGCGCGGCAAGGTGCTGCGCATCAAGGTGGGCACCGACGGGTCCTACTCGATCCCGGCCGGCAACCTGTTCGCGCCCGGAACCGCCCGCACGCGGCCCGAGATCTACGTGATGGGCCTGCGCAACCCGTTCCGGTTCAACGTGGACAAGGCCACCGGCGCGATCTACCTCGGCGACTACGGCCCCGACGCGGGCTCGACCACCTCGACCCGCGGACCCGCCGGACAGGTGGAGTTCAACCGGATCACCTCGGCGGGCAACATGGGATGGCCCTACTGCACCGGGTCGAACACCACCAACGAGACCTACGTGGACTTCACGTTCCCGTCCGGGCCGTCCGGCAGCCGGTTCAACTGCGCCGCGCCGGTCAACAACTCGCCGAACAACACCGGCCTGACGAACCTGCCCGCCGCGCGCCCGGCGTGGATCAAGTACGACAACTGCTCCCTCGCCGCGTTCGGCTGCGGGTCGGAGTCCCCGATGAGCGCGCCGGTCTACCGCTACGACTCGACGAACCCGTCCACCGTCAAGTTCCCGGCCTCGCTGGACGGGCACGTGTTCGCCACCGAGTTCGGCCGCCGGTGGATCAAGACCATCGACGTCGGCTCCGACGGCTCCGTCGGCGAGATCGGCGACTTCCCCTGGCGCGGCACCCAGGTCATGGACGCGGCCTTCGGTCCGGACGGCGCGCTCTACGTGCTCGACTACGGCACCGGCTGGGGCAACGGCGACGCCAGTTCCGCGCTGTACCGCATCGAGTACATCGGGAGCGGCAACCGCGCGCCCACCGCGACCGCGTCCGTCGACCGCACGTCCGGCAGCGCGCCGCTGACCGTGGCGTTCTCCTCGGCCGGGTCGGCGGACCCCGAAGGCACCGCGCTGGGCTACGCGTGGAACTTCGGTGACGGCGGCACGTCCACGACGGCCAACCCGAGCCACACGTTCACCGCCAACGGCCAGTACACCGCCACGCTCACGGTGACGGACGGAGCAGGCCTCACCGGCAGCACCAACGTGATCATCACCGTCGGCAACAACGCGCCCGTGGTCACGTTGAGCACACCGCCCAACGGGGGCCTGTTCGCCTTCGGTGACACCATCCCGTACACGATCGCGGTCACCGACGTCGAGGACGGCGCGATCGACTGCGCGAAGGTGAAGCTGTCCTACCTCCTCGGCCACGACAGCCACGCCCACCTGATCACCTCGCGCACCGGCTGCTCGGGCACGCTCCAGATCCCGGTCGACGGCGAGCACGACTCGGCGGCGAACCTCTACGCCGTCTTCGACGCCGAGTACACCGACCAGGGCGCGAACGGCGTGCCGGCCGCGACGACCCACACCCAGAACATCCTCCAGCCGCGCCGCCGCCAGGCCGAGCACTACTCGACGCAGTCGGGCACCGGCCTGTTCGACAAGTCGCCCGCGGAGGGCGGCCGCACGGTCGGCGACATCCACAACGGCGACTGGATCGCGTTCCAGCCCTACAACCTGACCGGCGCGAACCGGTTCACCGCACGGGTTTCCTCCGCCGGTGCGGGTGGCACGATCACCGTGCGCACGGGATCGCCGACCGGCACCGCTCTGGGCACGGCCACCGCGCCGGTGACCGGCGGGTGGGAGACGTTCACCGAGGTCTCCGCCGCGCTGAGCTCGGTGCCGACCACGACCGGCACGGTGTACCTGACGTTCTCGGGCAGCGGGACGGGCTACCTGTTCGACCTCGACGCGTTCACCTTCGGCTCGTCCACCGGCTCCCGCACCGGACCGATCACGGGGTCGGGCGGCAAGTGCGTCGACGTCAACGGCGCCGGTTCCGCCGACGGGACCAAGGTCCAGCAGTGGACGTGCAACAGCGGCGCGAACCAGCAGTGGACGGTCGACGGCTCCACCGTGCGGTCGCTGGGCAAGTGCCTGGACACCGCGGGCGGGGCCACCGCGGACGCGACCGCCGTGCAGCTGTGGACGTGCAACGGGGCCACGAGCCAGAACTGGACCGCCGGTGCCAACGGTTCCGTGGTCAACACGAAGTCGGGCAAGTGCCTCGACGCCAACGGCGCCGGCACGGCCGACGGTACCCAGCTGATCATCTGGACCTGCCACGGCGCCACGAACCAGCGCTGGACGCTGCCCTGA
- a CDS encoding alpha/beta hydrolase, translating into MHFTSEQRFDDGVVERPFTFGDIPGVLWTPGSAPGPVPLILMGHPGGLDRMRPRLAARARHAAAEGYAAATIEFPGAGDRPRSAVADQARADLRRALEAGEPVGDDIVDRLVLPLVDQAVPEWRAALDALLALPGIRGPVGFSGGVISIGVRLAVVEPRIVAAGLFAGSYVPRAIFEEARQVTIPLHVLLQWDDEGNDRQVALDLFDAFGSKEKTLQANMGGHTGVPPFAGEDANRFFARHLG; encoded by the coding sequence ATGCACTTCACCTCCGAACAGCGCTTCGACGACGGTGTCGTCGAACGCCCGTTCACCTTCGGCGACATCCCCGGCGTCCTGTGGACCCCCGGATCCGCGCCCGGCCCGGTGCCCCTGATCCTGATGGGCCACCCCGGCGGGCTGGACAGGATGCGCCCCCGACTGGCCGCCCGTGCCCGGCACGCCGCGGCGGAGGGCTACGCCGCCGCCACCATCGAATTCCCGGGGGCGGGTGACCGCCCCCGTTCCGCCGTCGCCGACCAGGCCCGCGCCGACCTGCGCCGCGCGCTGGAGGCAGGCGAGCCGGTAGGCGACGACATCGTCGACCGGCTCGTCCTCCCGCTGGTCGACCAGGCGGTCCCGGAGTGGCGGGCCGCCCTGGACGCCCTCCTCGCGCTGCCGGGGATCCGCGGCCCGGTCGGGTTCTCCGGAGGGGTGATCTCCATCGGCGTCCGGCTGGCGGTGGTCGAACCGCGCATCGTGGCCGCGGGCCTGTTCGCCGGGAGCTACGTGCCCCGCGCCATCTTCGAGGAAGCCCGGCAGGTCACCATTCCGCTGCACGTCCTGCTCCAGTGGGACGACGAGGGCAACGACCGGCAGGTGGCACTGGACCTGTTCGACGCCTTCGGCTCCAAGGAGAAGACGTTGCAGGCCAACATGGGTGGGCACACCGGCGTCCCGCCGTTCGCCGGGGAGGACGCGAACCGGTTCTTCGCCAGGCACCTGGGGTGA
- a CDS encoding ISAs1 family transposase: protein MPSSLITALTVTTPSAGGSPPPVTDGEHGGLLDALAKVPDPRDPRGIRYPLSALLTVAVCAVLAGASSFAAITDWIHDLDGHARRRLGFERIPAGTTMWRLLTRLDADLLAAVLAGWLTTRARQSSPTRPRRYRHVIAVDGKTLRGARLDDGRQVHLLSALDTGTGIVLAQVTVDAKSNEIPAFTPLLDAVHKVMGTLTDTVFVADALHTQTGHAQQVAAYGAHLITAVKGNQPKLFAQLKSLPWPQIPAGDRTRDRGHGRRETRTVKAVTPHIPGGILFPHAEQAIRITRSRTTNAKTTRETAYFTVSLPTGDALPSDLQDWIRREWLIENQIHHVRDVTFREDAHQARTGTGPAVIATLRNTAIGWHRTNGDTNIARALRRANRRSHDLITAVTSTYPTTQ, encoded by the coding sequence ATGCCATCATCTCTCATCACCGCACTGACCGTCACGACACCCTCCGCCGGCGGCTCACCGCCGCCTGTCACCGATGGTGAGCATGGCGGTCTGCTGGACGCCTTGGCGAAGGTCCCGGATCCGCGTGACCCGCGCGGGATCCGTTACCCGTTGTCCGCGCTGCTCACGGTCGCGGTCTGCGCGGTCCTGGCCGGAGCGTCGTCATTCGCGGCGATCACCGACTGGATACACGATCTCGACGGTCATGCCCGTCGCAGGCTCGGCTTCGAGCGCATCCCCGCCGGCACAACGATGTGGCGGCTGCTGACCCGCCTCGACGCCGACCTGCTGGCCGCCGTCCTCGCCGGTTGGCTCACCACCCGCGCTCGGCAATCATCACCGACCCGACCACGCCGATACCGCCATGTCATCGCCGTGGACGGCAAGACCCTGCGCGGCGCCCGCCTCGACGACGGCCGCCAGGTCCATCTGCTCTCCGCACTGGACACCGGCACCGGCATCGTCCTGGCCCAGGTCACCGTGGACGCGAAATCGAACGAGATCCCCGCGTTCACACCACTTCTCGACGCCGTCCACAAGGTCATGGGCACCCTGACGGACACAGTGTTCGTCGCCGACGCCCTGCACACCCAAACCGGCCACGCCCAGCAGGTCGCCGCCTACGGAGCCCACCTGATAACCGCGGTCAAGGGCAACCAACCGAAGTTGTTCGCCCAACTTAAATCCCTGCCCTGGCCCCAGATCCCAGCCGGGGACCGCACCCGCGACCGTGGTCACGGACGCCGCGAGACCCGCACCGTCAAAGCCGTCACCCCGCACATCCCCGGCGGCATCCTGTTCCCCCACGCCGAACAGGCCATCCGGATCACCCGCAGCCGCACCACCAACGCGAAGACCACCCGCGAAACGGCCTACTTCACCGTGTCCCTGCCCACCGGCGACGCCCTGCCTTCTGATCTGCAGGACTGGATCCGCCGCGAATGGCTCATCGAGAACCAGATCCACCACGTCCGCGACGTCACGTTCCGTGAAGACGCACATCAGGCCCGGACAGGCACCGGCCCCGCCGTCATCGCGACCCTGCGCAACACCGCGATCGGCTGGCACCGCACCAACGGCGACACCAACATCGCCCGCGCCCTCCGACGCGCCAACCGCCGATCACACGACCTGATCACCGCCGTCACCAGCACCTACCCCACAACGCAATGA
- a CDS encoding TetR/AcrR family transcriptional regulator — translation MPHAARRAPNRRGQGGHLREEIVRAAARLLEESGVDGVTLRAVARSAGITAPSIYAHFADLNDVLQAVVDNTFHALTTHLHHAVDGVTDPVVRLRTAIRAYVDFGLQQPNQYRVLFAVPPADRRDQVDKDMGTMTGADAFAFLLDGIRDCVAAGRSRSEDPETDATALWLALHGYVGTRATLHDFPWPADDKLLDTLVRNLAQLSG, via the coding sequence GTGCCGCACGCCGCACGCCGCGCCCCCAACCGCCGGGGGCAAGGCGGTCACCTGCGCGAGGAGATCGTCCGCGCGGCCGCCCGCCTGCTCGAGGAGTCGGGCGTCGACGGCGTCACCCTGCGCGCCGTGGCCAGGAGCGCGGGCATCACGGCCCCGTCGATCTACGCCCACTTCGCCGACCTGAACGACGTCCTGCAAGCCGTCGTGGACAACACCTTCCACGCGTTGACCACCCACCTCCACCACGCCGTCGACGGCGTCACCGACCCGGTCGTCCGCCTGCGCACCGCGATCAGGGCCTACGTCGACTTCGGTCTCCAGCAGCCCAACCAGTACCGCGTGCTGTTCGCCGTGCCCCCGGCCGACCGGCGGGACCAGGTCGACAAGGACATGGGCACGATGACCGGGGCCGACGCGTTCGCGTTCCTGCTCGACGGCATCCGCGACTGCGTGGCCGCCGGCCGTTCCCGCAGCGAGGACCCGGAGACCGACGCCACCGCGCTCTGGCTCGCGCTGCACGGCTACGTCGGCACGCGGGCGACCCTGCACGACTTCCCCTGGCCCGCCGACGACAAGCTCCTCGACACGCTCGTGCGCAACCTCGCCCAGCTCAGCGGGTAG